The Pseudomonas sp. DG56-2 genome contains a region encoding:
- a CDS encoding aromatic acid/H+ symport family MFS transporter produces the protein MKTTSVSEVIDAAPFNRTHLLILMWGCFIMLFDGYDMVIYGSVVPRLMQEWQLSAIEAGTLGSCALFGMLFGGTLLAPLADRFGRRKLIIVTTLLASLAAFMTGHAQTPIELGACRLITGLALGALVPSAVNLISEFAPQGRRSTMITVMSSFYSVGAVLSALLAIAVIPQWGWQTVFYVAVLPVLAVPFMLRYLPESAAFLELKGRRAELDQLLVKVDPGFRPGTELRLPDNDKHVRGARLPQLFSKGQALATLLLWVAFAMCMLMSYGLNTWLPKLMAHGGYPLGSSLAFLVTLNIGATVGALFGGWLADKLGVQRTLALFFVLAALSLAALGFKPGPLVLNLLLLIAGATTIGTLAVIHAYASIAYPAHIRSTGVGWAAGIGRLGAIAGPMLGGSLLSLDLPFQQNFLAFALPGVIGALAIVFIQVRAPRQACEPETASKPTA, from the coding sequence ATGAAAACGACTTCTGTCAGTGAAGTGATCGACGCTGCACCCTTCAATCGCACCCATCTGCTGATTCTGATGTGGGGCTGTTTCATCATGCTATTCGATGGCTACGACATGGTGATCTACGGCTCGGTGGTACCACGCCTGATGCAGGAGTGGCAGCTCTCCGCCATAGAGGCCGGCACCCTGGGTAGCTGTGCGCTGTTCGGCATGCTCTTTGGTGGTACCTTGTTGGCGCCACTGGCTGACCGCTTTGGCCGTCGCAAACTGATTATCGTCACCACGTTGCTGGCCAGCCTTGCGGCGTTCATGACCGGCCATGCGCAGACACCGATCGAGCTGGGGGCCTGTCGCCTGATCACCGGCCTGGCACTAGGGGCGCTGGTGCCCAGCGCGGTGAACCTGATCAGTGAGTTCGCTCCGCAAGGTCGGCGCAGTACCATGATTACCGTGATGTCGAGCTTCTATTCGGTGGGCGCCGTGCTCTCGGCCCTGCTGGCGATTGCGGTGATCCCGCAGTGGGGCTGGCAGACGGTGTTTTACGTGGCGGTGCTGCCGGTACTCGCGGTGCCGTTCATGCTGCGTTACTTGCCGGAATCAGCCGCGTTTCTCGAACTCAAGGGACGCCGCGCCGAGCTTGATCAGTTGCTGGTCAAGGTTGACCCAGGCTTTCGTCCTGGCACCGAGTTGCGCCTGCCAGACAATGACAAGCACGTACGGGGCGCACGCCTGCCGCAGTTGTTCAGCAAAGGCCAGGCCCTGGCGACGCTGCTGCTGTGGGTAGCATTCGCCATGTGCATGCTGATGAGCTATGGGCTTAACACCTGGTTGCCCAAGCTGATGGCACACGGGGGCTACCCACTGGGTTCGAGCCTGGCATTCCTGGTGACCCTGAACATCGGCGCCACCGTCGGCGCATTGTTTGGCGGCTGGCTTGCCGACAAGCTGGGCGTGCAACGCACCCTGGCGTTGTTCTTTGTGCTCGCGGCACTGTCGTTGGCGGCACTGGGCTTCAAGCCCGGCCCGCTAGTACTTAACCTGCTGCTGTTGATTGCCGGTGCCACGACCATTGGCACCCTGGCGGTTATCCATGCCTACGCCTCGATTGCCTACCCTGCGCATATCCGCTCCACCGGAGTCGGTTGGGCTGCCGGTATCGGCCGGCTGGGCGCCATCGCAGGCCCCATGCTCGGCGGCAGCCTGTTGTCGCTGGACCTGCCGTTCCAACAGAACTTTCTCGCGTTTGCCCTGCCGGGCGTAATCGGCGCGCTGGCCATTGTCTTTATCCAGGTGCGTGCGCCGCGGCAGGCTTGCGAGCCTGAAACGGCCAGCAAGCCGACTGCATGA